The proteins below come from a single Serpentinimonas raichei genomic window:
- a CDS encoding 3-(methylthio)propionyl-CoA ligase, translated as MLGLMQEQPLLISDLIEHAARHHGEVEIVSRRVEGDIHRSNYRQAALRSRQLAQALDALGLEPGERVASLAWNGYRHFELYFGVSGSGRVLHTINPRLLPQQIAWIVNHAQDQVLCFDLTFWPIVQAIAAQCPSVRLWVALCDEAALAKLPGVEQVPNLQNYEEWIGGHPSSYQWPRFDERSASSLCYTSGTTGNPKGVLYSHQSTILHAYASALPDVMCLSARDSVLPVVPMFHVNAWGIPYSACAVGCKLVLPGPALDGQSVYQLLAAEGVTFAAGVPTVWQMLLTHMAQHDLKLPQMQRTVIGGSACPPAMIRAFRERYGIEVLHAWGMTELSPLGTLCTLKNQHLSLPEEEQMQIRLKQGRAIFGIDMKVVDANGQELPWDGRSAGELLVKGPWVVRDYFRAEGPAPLLDGWFPTGDVATLDADGFMQITDRSKDVIKSGGEWIGSIDVENIAMAHPAVLMAACVGVPHPKWDERPIVVVVRKPGQELTREDLLDFYAGKIAKWQIPDDVLFVDAIPLGATGKMQKMKLREQLQGYRLPGL; from the coding sequence ATGCTTGGCCTGATGCAAGAACAACCCCTGCTGATTTCCGATCTGATCGAACACGCGGCGCGCCACCACGGCGAGGTCGAGATCGTTTCGCGCCGGGTCGAGGGCGACATCCACCGCAGCAACTACCGCCAGGCGGCGCTGCGCTCGCGCCAGTTGGCGCAGGCGCTCGATGCGCTCGGGCTGGAGCCGGGCGAGCGAGTGGCCTCGCTGGCTTGGAACGGCTACCGCCACTTCGAGCTGTATTTTGGCGTGAGCGGCTCTGGGCGCGTGCTGCACACCATCAATCCGCGCCTGCTGCCGCAGCAAATCGCCTGGATCGTCAACCACGCACAAGACCAGGTGCTGTGCTTTGACCTCACCTTTTGGCCCATCGTGCAAGCCATCGCCGCCCAGTGCCCGAGCGTGCGCCTGTGGGTGGCGCTGTGCGACGAGGCCGCGCTGGCCAAACTGCCCGGGGTCGAACAAGTGCCAAACCTGCAAAACTATGAGGAATGGATCGGCGGCCACCCCAGCAGCTACCAGTGGCCGCGCTTCGATGAGCGCAGCGCCTCCAGCCTGTGCTACACCAGCGGTACCACCGGCAACCCCAAGGGCGTGCTCTACAGCCACCAGTCCACCATTTTGCACGCCTACGCATCCGCCTTGCCCGACGTGATGTGCCTGAGCGCGCGCGACAGCGTGCTGCCGGTGGTGCCCATGTTCCACGTCAACGCCTGGGGCATCCCCTACTCGGCGTGCGCGGTGGGTTGCAAACTGGTGCTGCCCGGCCCGGCGCTCGATGGCCAATCGGTGTATCAACTGCTGGCCGCCGAGGGCGTGACCTTTGCCGCCGGCGTGCCCACGGTGTGGCAGATGCTGCTCACCCACATGGCGCAGCACGATTTGAAGCTGCCGCAGATGCAGCGCACCGTGATCGGCGGCTCGGCCTGCCCGCCGGCCATGATCCGAGCCTTTCGGGAGCGCTACGGCATCGAGGTGCTGCACGCTTGGGGCATGACCGAGCTCAGCCCGCTGGGCACCCTGTGCACGCTCAAAAACCAGCACCTGAGCCTGCCCGAAGAGGAGCAGATGCAGATCCGCCTCAAGCAGGGGCGGGCGATATTTGGCATCGACATGAAGGTCGTCGATGCCAACGGCCAGGAGCTGCCTTGGGACGGGCGCTCGGCCGGCGAGTTGCTGGTCAAGGGTCCGTGGGTGGTGCGCGACTATTTTCGCGCCGAAGGCCCGGCGCCGCTGCTTGATGGCTGGTTCCCGACCGGCGACGTGGCCACCCTCGACGCCGACGGCTTCATGCAGATCACCGACCGCAGCAAGGACGTGATCAAGTCCGGCGGCGAGTGGATCGGCTCGATCGACGTGGAAAACATCGCCATGGCGCACCCGGCGGTGCTGATGGCGGCCTGCGTCGGCGTGCCGCACCCCAAGTGGGACGAGCGCCCGATCGTGGTGGTGGTCAGAAAACCGGGGCAAGAGCTCACGCGCGAAGATTTGCTGGACTTCTACGCCGGCAAGATTGCCAAATGGCAGATCCCCGACGACGTGTTGTTCGTGGATGCGATTCCGCTCGGCGCCACCGGAAAAATGCAAAAAATGAAGCTGCGCGAGCAGTTGCAGGGCTACCGTCTGCCCGGTCTGTGA